In Alkalihalobacillus sp. AL-G, the genomic stretch AAGTCCATGTTCATCGGATTTTACCGTAATCGCTTCGAATCCAGCAACTGTCGCTGAGGCAGGGTTCGTTCCGTGTGCGGAGTCTGGAACGATGACCTTCGTACGATGATGATCGCCATTTTTTTCATGGTAGGCACGAATCATCATTAAGCCTGTCCATTCCCCGTGCGCTCCTGCAGCAGGCTGTAACGTCACTTCGTCCATCCCGGTAACTTCCTCGAGCGTCGTTTGAAGGTCATACAGCATTTCCAACGCACCTTGAACGGTATCCTCATCCTGGTAAGGGTGAATGTGTGCGAATCCAGCAAGACGAGCAACATCCTCATTGACTTTCGGATTGTACTTCATCGTACATGAACCTAATGGATAAAACCCAGAATCAACACCGTGGTTTCGGGTTGAAAGCGCCGTATAATGACGCATGATTTGCAACTCTGAGACTTCTGGCAGTTCCGGTTCTTCTTCACGCAAATAGTCTGAACCGATCAGTTCTTCTATGGGAGTTTCCGGAACATCTAGGTCAGGTAAGCTGTAACCGATACGTCCTGGTTTTGACAGTTCAAAAATGAGTGCTTGGTTTTCATTACTCATTGGACTCCCCCCAATTCATTGACAAATGTGTCGATTTCTTCTTTCGTACGTTGTTCGGTTACCGCAATCAGCATATGACTTTCAAGCTCAGGATAATATTGTCCAAGGTCATATCCCCCGATGAATCCTTTTTCAAGAAGGGCATTGTTGACGTCCTTTACCGACTTCGTAACTTTTACGACAAGCTCATTGAAGAAAGGTCCGTCAAACACAACGTCCAAGCCCTTCGCTTTAAGCTGCTGCTTCGCATAATGCGCTTTTTGTAGATTTTGCATCGACATTTCCTTAACGCCTTTTTTACCGATTGCCGTCATTGCAACCGAAGCTGCGAGGGCATTCAGAGCTTGGTTGGAACAGATGTTGGAAGTGGCTTTATCACGGCGGATATGCTGTTCACGTGCTTGTAGCGTTAAAACAAAGCCGCGTTTTCCTTCTTCATCCTTCGTTTGTCCGATAAGACGACCAGGAACCTTACGCATCAATTTTTTCGTCGTTGCAAAGTATCCACAGTGTGGCCCACCGAATGACGCAGGAATTCCAAATGGCTGGGCATCACCGATAACGATGTCTGCATTGAACTTTCCTGGCGGTTGAAGCGTTCCAAGTGATATCGGGTTACTGGATACGACAAACATCGCTTTTTCCTCATGAACGATTTCTTCAATTTCCTTTAATGGTTCAATTTGCCCGAAGAAATTCGGATATTGAACGATGACACATGCTGTATCGCCATCGACAGCTGCTCTTAGTCCATCGAGATCCGTTGTTCCATTTGAAGCTTCGACTTCAACTACTTCAAGGTTCGGACCTTTCGCATACGTATGGAGAACACTCAATGCTTCTGGGTGGATACTTTTCGATACAACGATTTTCGTTTTACGTGTATGAGCTGCACTTAAGAAAGCAGCTTCAGCAAGTGCAGTTTGACCGTCATACATAGAGGAGTTCGCTACTTCCATCCCTGTCAACTCACTGATCATCGTTTGGTATTCAAAAATCGCTTGCAGTTCACCCTGCGAAATTTCCGGCTGGTAAGGTGTATATGCTGTGTAAAATTCAGATCGTGAAATGACATGGTTAACGATTGAAGGAATGTAATGGTCATAAACGCCTGCTCCTAAAAAGGACGCGTATTCTTTCGTATTCACATTTTTACCAGCGAGCTTGCTCATCTTCGCCATAAGCTCTGGCTCACGGATTCCTTTTGTTATATTCAGATCACCTTTAAAACGCACATTTTCCGGAATATCCTGGAACAATTCATCTATCGAATCAATACCGATTTCCGCAAGCATTTCCTTCTGGTCTTGATCTGTCATAGGTAAGTAACGATGGTTCACCTTTAATTCCCCCTTTTTTAACGTTTATAGAAAGGTGACTTGACGACTTCCGCCTTTAGGCGTTTTTTACGGACCTGTACTTCTACTTCTGTACCAACTTCCGTATAGTTCGAGTCGATTAAAGCAAGTCCCAAGTTTTTCTTTAATGTAGGAGACTGGGTACCTGTAGTGACCTCTCCGATTTTCTCGTCATTTTTGAACACTTCATAATGTGTACGTGGAATACCCTTCTCAATCATTTCGATTCCGACGAGCTTACGTTTTAAGCCTTCTTCTTTTTGCTGCTTCAACGCTTCTTTTCCGATAAAATCCGCTTCTTTTTTCAGCTTGACAGCAAATCCGATTCCAGCTTCGAGCGGAGAGATTTCTGCAGTCAGCTCTTGACCGTATAGGGCTAACCTTGCTTCAAATCGTAACGTGTCTCTTGCACCTAATCCGATTGGAAGTGTCCCTTCTACTTCACCAGCTCCGAGGATCTCTTTCCAGAGTGTCGTTGCATCCTTGCTGTCACAGTAGATTTCGAAACCATCTTCCCCAGTGTATCCTGTACGGGAAACGAGAGCTTTTGTACCAGCAATTTCAACATCATCTGCAAATTTGAAAAAACCGATTTCAGAAAGGTCATAGTCTGTTAACTTTTGAAGTACCTTTTCAGCTACAGGTCCTTGTAAGGCGAGCTGGGCAACTTTACTGGAAATATTTTCGATCTCGATATTGCCTTTTTGGTTTTTCAAAAGCCAATCATAATCTTTTTCGATATTAGATGCATTCACAACGAGAAGATAATCCCCTTCTCCGTGCTTATAAACGAGGAGATCGTCGACCGTACCGCCATCCTCATAACACATAGCTGTGTATTGTGCTGCTCCATCCTTCAATTTGGAAACGTCATTGGTAAGAACATACTGCAAGTAATCAAGTGCATCTGAACCTGTTATTGTGATTTCTCCCATATGAGACACATCGAACAATCCCGCTTTTGTACGAACAGCCTCATGTTCCTCTTTAATACTGGAAAATTGTACTGGAAGTTCCCATCCACCGAAATCGATCACTTTTGCACCATAATCCTTGTACAGTTCAAAAAGTGGTGTTCGCTTTAAGGACGACATGATAAGCATCTCTCCTTTATTATTTAGAGTTTAGAGCTGTCAAAATAGTCTTAATCAATCGTCGGAAAAAAGAAAAGGACAAAGAAGACTTCAATAAGTCTTCTCTGTCCTAGTACCTGAAAGTTTTTGGGGTAAATACAATTCCAGATTCAGCCCCAATGTCCCCTTTGGTGGTTCCATGTGGAACGCTCTCCAGAGATGCGTCAAACAAGAGTCCGCTTGCCTGAGAGATTCACATTCTTGCTTGCTCCTTCGGCGCTACCTTAAAAGTAGTCTCTCCCCTTGTTCTCATTCGCCTATATGAGGATGTTCAAAGAGTCGTTTACATCCTTCCTTGAACACTCACTATATTGAAATTGCATGTTCTTCGATTTGTCCGTCGATCGTTGAATACGACTATTTCTTAGACAACAATTATAAATCTAACGTTGGTTGTTCATACTAAGTATGAAACTACTTATATCTTACCATCGAATGATGTAGAATCGCAATTATCTTTTTCTTTGAAAGCGCTCTATCCACTAGATTTCACGAACGTTTATAATAGGTATTCATCAAATGTTCGTATTCAGTGCCATTTTTATTTCAAAATGACTCGTTCAAAAAGTAGACGAATCAGAAACAAGAAGTTCAAGGCACGACAGTTTTGAGGACCGGAGCGTATGGTGTGAATACGTGAGGACCGGAAAAACCGAGTAACGTAGAAATTCGCCGTTTATCATTTGGATACTTTTTGAACAACCTCTAAAAGGAAAGGGTTTTTCGTTTATGACTCTTAAAATACTCCATGATCAAAACTGGTCGGATGGATTCCTTAAACGAATTGAAGAGGATGGACCCTGGGCGAATTGGGAGCTTTATAAACTAGCACTCGAAGCCGAAAAAAGTGTATGCATTCCTGATTTTCTTGGGTTACAGGCTCCAAGGCATATTCCACATGTCCAAATACTTCCTCATCAGCTTGAAGTTGCCAGGACAGTGATTGAGGACATGAACGGTAAAGGCATTCTTGCTGATGAGGTGGGACTTGGGAAAACGATCGAGGCCGGCTTGATCACGAAGGAGTACATGATTCGTGGACTGGCAAAGAAGATTTTGATCTTAGTTCCCGCTTCCCTTGTACTTCAATGGACACATGAATTGACAACTAAATTTCTGATACCAGCGGTCCCACAGAAAAAATCTTATGTTTGGGAACAGTTTGATGTGGTTGTCTCATCGATCGACACAGCTAAAAGAAGTCCGCATCGTGAAATCGTATTGAATCAGGACTATGATCTTATCATTATTGATGAAGCCCATAAACTTAAAAATAAAAAAACGAAAAACTACGAATTTGTTCAGCACTTAAAGAAAAAGTACTGTTTGCTATTAACCGCTACCCCGATCCAAAACAAAATAGAAGAAGTGTTTAATCTCGTATCATTACTGAAGCCTGGACATTTAGGTAACGAAGAATATTTTGATGATGCCTACCGTTCCGGTCGCTATAACGTCCAAAATGAAGAAAAGCTGAAGCAGTTGATCAACAAGGTGATGGTGCGTAACCGACGTGAAGACACTGGATTAAAGTGGCCGAAACGATTTGTGAAAACGGTCCCTATTACACTTTCACCAACAGAACGGGAACTCTATGAATCCATTACAGATGTAAAAAACGAAAGCTCACTCGTTTCTCAACATGCCTTTTCAACGATTACGTTACAACGGGAAGTTTGCAGTAGTCGAGAGGCGGCTTTTCTCACTTTGAAGGCGATGGCCGAGAAGGATGATGTAAATCCATCCTTACAGGAACTAGCTCTTTCATTGATGAGAAAAATCGAAAATGTCGATCGCAACTCGAAAGCTGAGAAAGCGCTTGAACTGATTCAAAGCATTGATGGCAAGGTGATCATCTTTACTGAATATCGTGCAACACAACTCTATTTACAATGGTATTTACAGCAGCACGGGATTAGTTCTGTTCCATTTCGCGGTGGTTTTAAACGAAGCAAAAAGGATTGGATGACTCAGCTTTTCAAAAATCATGCGAAGGTCCTGATCGCTACCGAAGCAGGTGGTGAAGGGATTAACCTGCAATTTTGCCAACACATTATCAATTACGACCTCCCATGGAACCCGATGCGGATAGAACAAAGAATAGGTCGTGTTCACAGAATCGGTCAAGAACAGGATGTACACATTTACAATTTTGCAACGGAAAATACGATTGAAGAACACATTCTCCGCCTTTTATATGAAAAAATCAATCTCTTTGAAAGTGTCATTGGTAATTTGGATGAGATTTTAACAAGAGTTGGCATGAAAAATATTGAACAACATATTCGGCAAATTTTTTACGAATCAGATTCAGATGGAGAAATCCGGATTAAGATGGATAATCTGACTTCCATATTGAACGATTATGGCGATGAGGGGGATTCGTATGCTTCAGAACGACATTCATAATTTTTTAGATCAATACTTTACAGCAAACGAATGCGAGATCCTTGAAAGAGGCGAGGACCTCCTTCATGTTCGCTTATCGATCGAGCTTGATAAACTTTTAATGAACCGTCCATTTTACTGGCACTACTTAGAGAAAACGGGCGGAACACCGAATCCGATGGACCTGAAGCTTAGAACCCAACAATCGGAGGAATCTGCAAAAGACGGAGAATTTATCCACTTTGGCTCACCAAGACTACATCAGATTTTTGAATCATGTCAGCAACTAGCACCATATATCCGATTATTTGAGCAGGTTGAACAAAAGCCAGGCGCATTTATTCCGCTCATTCCGTGGCTCGGTTTAAACATTAAGGTTTCCTATCAATGCGACCGTAAAAAGGATTACCTATATTCCATTGGATTGAACCTCATAAATGGCCAAATGAAGGAACAATTTCAAACCTCTTTAGATTCTTTTTCACTTACACCAAAAATTCCGGATTATTGCTATACGATGAGCCCCCTTATTAAACCGGTAAGTGGAATCAAGCGGGTCGAGAAATATCTCGATAACCTAATTGAACAAGATGATCCTCAATGGGCAGTGGATGCGAGAAAACGCTGGCAGGAAGATGATGATTTATTAGAGCATTTTTATCAAGAGGTTGAAGAAAAGCCTGAGGTTTACTATGTGGAAAAGAGAGCGTTAAAAGAGTTGTATGAACCAAAAGTTTGCGTCAAGGTCATAAACGGAGGAATGTTCTACCTATCCAATAGTTGAGGGGAACCGTGAAATCCAAATGGTTTTACTTCCTTACCTATAAAGTATATCGCTTGCTTCTATCTGTAGATGAGCCTTCATAAGTATGTACAAGGTTATCTAAATGACAGGCAGGTAAAATATATGTACAAAACATATGGGTTGATCACATTCGGGGGACTTCTTCAGGGAATGGCGATGGGGCTGTTTTTATTTCCACATAGTATCCCTTCTGGAGGGGCTGCCGGTATTGCTGTACTACTGAATTTTTGGTTTAGTCTTCCTTTGGGGTTTGCACTTTGGCTCGTCAACTTCACTTTACTTGTTGCAGCCATTAAAGGACTTGGTAATGCGAGTACTATTGGTACAATGTATGCAATAACAATCACCTCTTTATCAGTGGATTTTTTTAGTTTTGACATGTACAGGCCTTATTCGAATGAATGGATCGATCTGATTTTCGGAGTAATTTTGTTAGGAATCGGTGTAGGTATTCTAATGCGGCAACAGGTTTCTAATGGCGGTATGGGTGTTCTTGCTTTAATCATCGCTAAACACCGCAACCACCCTCCTGGAAAGGCTTTGTTTTGGATGAACGGGTCTATATTCATATTTACAGCCTCGATCATTGATTGGAGCATTGTCGTCCAAGCCGTAATGTGCCAGTGGCTTTCCACACGAATTGTTGATGTAGTCTATAATCTTCCACCTTCACCTCAGGTATTTCCAACCATGATTTTACGACGAAAATAAAGTAGACGACATATAATCAGATTTTTAAAGCATAACATGTTATGAATATACAGAAGAAAGGAGGCGAATATGTTAAATTCGAAACATTTTGCTATTACCCTTTATCTTGTATTCGTAACAGTTCTCATTTCCGGCTGTTCCTCTACACAAAACTCTTCTGATGGATATCCGGAAAAGCCGATCCAAATCATTGTTGCCTATTCACCTGGAGGTGCAACAGACACCCAAGCAAGAATAATCGCCGAATATGCACAAGAATACTTAGGGCAAGAATTAGCGGTTGTGAATAAGCCTGGGGGAGGCGGCCAGGTTGGTTGGAATTACTTCTCATCTGTAGATCCCGATGGATATACGTTAACCGCTTATAACTTGCCGCATGTTATCACACAACCGTTAGTCGGGGACACTTCTTATGAATTGGATACGTTTGAACCAATTGTAAACTGGGGAAAGGATCCTACTGTTTTTGCAGTCCCGCAAGATAGTGAAATTACTGATTTACAGGATTTGATTGATAAAGCCAGACAATCCCCTGATCAAATTACGGTCGGTCATTCAGGTAAATTCGTTGGCCAGCATATGGCAATATTACTTCTTGAACACTCAGCAAACATTCAATTGAAAGATATACCTTTTAAAGGTTCAGCCGAGGGTATCGCATCAATGTTGGGTAACCATACAGATGTTATGTCCGGAAACCTTTCTGATTTATATCGCCTAGGAGATCAAGTAAGATTGTTGGCGATCGCAACCGAAGAACGGCATCCGTTTGTCCCTGACCTTCCGACTTTTGGGGAATTGGGTCATACAAAAGTGGTGATGAGTACAGATAGGGGAATTGCAGCTAGAGAAGGAACCCCTGACAAAATTATAAAAAAGCTTGAAAAAGCGTTTATGGAACTCCTTCAAGATGAGGAATTTTTAGCAGATATGAAAAAGTCGGGGGCAGATATGCTGATATTAGACCGCGAAAATGTATTGACAGAGTTTGAAATACGTCATGAACAATATCAAAAGTTACTTGAGTCGATCGGCATCAAATAACAAAAGCAAATTGAAAAAACAGGAAACAGGATGCCTACATCTCCTGTTTCTTATTTTCTGCTTTCACTTGATCAAAAGATCAGATATCAAAAGTGACAACCCAGCAGGCAAAGGTACTTTTACAACACCGCTGAAGATGATATACATAAAAACTGTGAATGATATGGAAACAATCATGATTTTAGGAAAAGAATGAGCCTTCTTGTTTCTTTGGCGGTAAACATAAAGAGGAACCGATATCATCAAAACCAATACTTGAATGTAGAACCCAACGATATTCGTTATTAAACTGATCACGCAAAGGAAAGCTAAGAAGATGATACGTGAAGCTTCAATATGCCTTTTTTGGTTTTGCAACACTTTCTTAGACCGAAAAGGATATTGGAGATAGTGAATTACGGCAAGTAAAAGCATTAACGCGACCGTTATTTTCGGGAAAATTCCTTGTTCAAAATCAAGTTCCCAAACATACCATAAGCCAATTGTAGTAGTGATGACAATGAACATCCAGCTAAGCCCTCTGACGGAAAGTAAATTGGAAAACGAAAATGCCTTTCGATTTTCTTTTTCAATCGTGGACCTTTTCTTGTATATCTGCCAGATTGAATACGCTACTGTGATTGATATCAATCCGATTAACACTACATTCCAAGTTCCAGTGAAAAAAAACAGCAACGGAGAACCGCTTGCCTCTCCAACGCGTAAGCCTTGTAATAATCCGATCTCTGCAATCGGGCCTAAAATAAAACCGAGTGCAATTGGAGCAGGTGAAAACCCGAATTTTTGCAGGAGATATATCAAAACTCCAAGAAATACCATCGTATAGATGTCAAACAGGTTATTTTGGGTTGCATATGCACCAATGATACAAAAAGCCATGATAATAGGTGCTAAGAAATAAGCTGGGATCCTGTTTAATTTGATCAAATATCGGATCAGCCCCAACCCTATGATCAAAAGTAATATTTGAGCGACAATCATTCCTAAAAAAAAGGTATATACAACAGGTGCGTTATCCAAAAATAAGCTTCGTCCAGGCCATATGCCATGGATCAATAATCCTCCTAAGAAAATGGCAGCAGTTGGAGAACCTGGAATCCCTAAAGTAAGCAACGGAATCAAAGAACCTCCGACCATTGCATTGTTTGCACTTTCTGACGCGATAATACCATCCTTATTCCCTTTGCCAAAATGATCCTTATTTTTACTAAAGCGTTTAACTTCGTTATAGGCTAAAATACTTGCGATATTCCCCCCTGCTCCAGGAATTACGCCGATAATACTCCCAACCGCACTACCAATGGTGACGGATTTCGGCTTTTTTATGATTTCAGAAAAGGATTCTCGGATTGTAGACTTTGACGAAGAATAATGGGGGACAGGCTTCTCCCCTTTTTTTGAAAGGTCGGAAACCAATCTTAATGCTTGGGGAAACGCGAACAGACCGATCAATACCGCAACAACATGCAGTCCTCCCATTAGGGATTCAATACCGAATGTCATTCGTGGCAGACCAGTGAAGGAACTGATTCCAATAAAGGATAGTAATATCCCGATACCACCTCCCAACAACTCTTTCGTGATGGAGCCTTCTGAAATAGCTGCAATCACTGTTATTCCGAAGATGGCGATCCAAAAATTTTCTGATGGTCCAAATTTTAGTGAAAATTGTACGAATATGGGAGCGAAAAAGATTAACATTAGCATGCCGAACACCCCCCCGATACAGGAGGATATAGTCGCCAGTTCCAAAGCTTTTCTTGCTTTACCTTGTTTCGCCATTGGATGACCATCGAAGGTAGTTGCAACAGATGCAGGTGCACCAGGTACATTGAACATGATCGCAGGGATTGAACCACCATATACACTTCCGCAAAAGATCCCGCCCAAGAGCAAAAGACCATCGACAGCAGGAAGTGAAAACGTGAACGGAATACACAAAGCTACACCCATCGTTGGTGTCAATCCAGGAAGCGCCCCAACAATGATACCTAACAAAACACCGAAAACCAATATGAGTAAATGATGAAATTCAATAAGCTGAAAAAAAACCTCCACTCAACCCACACCTCCGAATCGACTCAGAGTAGGGTATTCACCTAGTTAAACTTTTGTGCTTATTTAATCTCTCCTTGTTCAAGGTCGATTTTTTTACCGCCTATCGCTAAATAAGTATACACTTCCAACTCCTCTTTCGATTTACCCATTCCTTCGATATAAGGCTTGACCAAGTCTTTGAAGTCTTCGGATACCCCTTCTTTTTCAAGCTGACCATATACATACATTTTCTTATCTTTCAATATAAACGCAATATAGCCTACTGCCTTTTGATTTTGATCCACAATGTTAAGGACTTGTGCTTCTTCTTTTATAAATTCTGGGGAAAGATAGATTTCCAATAACAATACCCTCCTTATTCGGTCTGTGCATTTATTTGAAATTTTTTAAATAGTGTTGTTTCTGCATCGTCTGAACCTTCTTTTTGTGGATGTATCATTGTAAAGGACAGGATAGCGACTACTAGTGTCAGTCCTGCAGTCGACCAAAACATTCCTGTTCTTGACCAGCCCATCAACCATCCGTAAATCGGCGGACCGCCAGCAACACCAAGAAAGCGTACGGAACCATATAAGGAAGTGACAAATCCACGGCGAGCTTTTCCAACAGATCCTGTTATAAGGCTGTTTAAACACGGAAGTACAAATCCTGTTCCAAGACTGCTGATCGCTAAAATCGAGATGAATAGAAAAAGCTTGTCGAAGAAAACAAGCAAGCTAAAAGACGCGGTCATACATAGTAACCCTATAACAATCAGATTTTTCATAAGTTGAAGTTTTTTTCCGATTTTACTTCCTGTAATATAAGAAGTTGTACACAAGACTAATAGCGGTATTGCTAATATTGCTCCTTTAAGTACACCATCGATATGATATTTTTTTTCTAATACATCTGATAAGTAAAACAGTATCCCGAATAACGTAAAAAGACAGGTAGCACCGACTAAATATGTTGTAAAAAGCCACCTGCCTTCATGTTTAAAAACAGAGAACAAACCCTTTACATATTTTCCCGGAGGTGGGGGTGCTTTTTTTTTCGGTTTTTCCTTTATGAAAATCCACGCTAATACGATAGAGAGAACACAAAACAGCGGAAAGGCAAAGAAAACTGCATACCAAAATAATAAAGCTAAAAGCGAACCGAGAATGGGGGATAGAACTTTTCCAAACCCATTCGATGCCTCTACAACACCTAGAACTTTACTTTGTCTCCCCCCTTTAAATAAATCCCCTGTCAATGCCATAGCTATCGGAGACGTTCCCGCAGCACCAAGGCCTTGAAGAATCCGACCAGCGATAATCCAAAAAAACGCTTTTGAAAACCATGCTGCTGCTAATCCAGCTAAAAGCCCACCGATACCATATAAAAAAAGACACGGGATTATGATCGCCTTTCTTGAAAAGCGATCGGATAAATAACCGAATAAAGGAATAGCAATGGCTGCAGCTATTGAAAAGACCGTGATTGTCAAGCTGACTTGAAACTGTGTGAGGTTCAACTCCGACTTCATTTTGGGTAAAATCGGGATCAACATTGAATTCCCAAGTGTCATTATCATTGGGATTGACCCTATTGCAAAAACGGTCATTGCTGTATTTTTGTGAGAAGACAAAGGCTTTAACACACCCTTCCTTACAATCATAACCTTTTAAAATCCGCTGTTTTAATATCTCCCCAAGGTTCTCCGTTATACGTTCACATTGTATATCTAAAAACGAGTTGGGAAAATTAAAAACAAACAAACTAAGGAGAGATTCTTATGCCCCAAAGGGACTTTGACCAATATAGAATGAACCTTGGACCTAAACCAAAAGGAAAAATCAACATTGGTTATGAAGCATCAACTGGAAATGATACTCCTAATAATTTGCCAAATCAGCAAAATGAAACAACAAAACGAACGAGGAAAAGTGAATAGCATCCATATCGGGTGCTTTTTTTACTGAAGCTTAAAATTATTGACGGTAGATGCAATATTCGAACAATAAAACACCTCCATTTTCACAATTTTGAACATGAATCAGAAGGTGTTGTGGTTGTTCATTCATTCATACTGTCTGGAGGCGTTCCGTGAATATGTGGAGGGGCAGGACGAAGGACTGGTACTTGACCCATAGCCTGTGGATCACTTACATATTCAAACTCAGCCTGACCATCCATACTTTTTCCTTTTGCCCAGAGACCCTCACTACTTTCTTCACCTTTTGAAAAATTCATAAATGAATAAGAAACTTCTTGTTTTTCAAACTCCTGATTGAACGTACTTGGTACAACTGGTTTTTCCTTTTGCATTAATTCCTGAATGGCTGCCATCCATTGGTTTTGATGCATCGTGTCCCGTGCAATAAGGAAAGATAACATATCACGTACGCCTGGATCATCGGTCATTTCATATAATCGCACAACTTGTAGACGTCCTTGGGATTCAGCATTTAAGTTGGCTCGAAAATCAGCTAAAAGATTACCACTTGCAATGGTATATCTGGAATTCCATGGATAGCCTGTACTATCTGTCGGAGTTGCACCTAATCCTGATACAATAGCATGCTGTGGGTTCATTCCCCCCATAACGGCGCCAATGACTGGATCGTTTGCCGCTTTTTCTTGTTCTTCCACTGGTGCACCATCTAATAACTGTGCAATCATTGTTGCGATCATTTCCACATGCGCCATTTCCTCTGTTCCAATATCTAAAAGCATATCGCGATATTTTTGTTCAGCTCGACAGTTCCAACCCTGAAACAAATATTGTATTGTAACGGTCATTTCTCCAAATTGCCCACCTAATATCTCCTGAAGCTTTTTAGCATATACGGGATCAGGACGATCCGGTTTTGCATTATATTGAAGTTCTTTGACATGAAAAAACATAAACAACATCCTCCTAAGAAATGAATTCGTTCCTAGGGTAACCTTTTAAAAAAAAGCCTATCCATT encodes the following:
- the gcvPA gene encoding aminomethyl-transferring glycine dehydrogenase subunit GcvPA; protein product: MNHRYLPMTDQDQKEMLAEIGIDSIDELFQDIPENVRFKGDLNITKGIREPELMAKMSKLAGKNVNTKEYASFLGAGVYDHYIPSIVNHVISRSEFYTAYTPYQPEISQGELQAIFEYQTMISELTGMEVANSSMYDGQTALAEAAFLSAAHTRKTKIVVSKSIHPEALSVLHTYAKGPNLEVVEVEASNGTTDLDGLRAAVDGDTACVIVQYPNFFGQIEPLKEIEEIVHEEKAMFVVSSNPISLGTLQPPGKFNADIVIGDAQPFGIPASFGGPHCGYFATTKKLMRKVPGRLIGQTKDEEGKRGFVLTLQAREQHIRRDKATSNICSNQALNALAASVAMTAIGKKGVKEMSMQNLQKAHYAKQQLKAKGLDVVFDGPFFNELVVKVTKSVKDVNNALLEKGFIGGYDLGQYYPELESHMLIAVTEQRTKEEIDTFVNELGGVQ
- the gcvT gene encoding glycine cleavage system aminomethyltransferase GcvT translates to MSSLKRTPLFELYKDYGAKVIDFGGWELPVQFSSIKEEHEAVRTKAGLFDVSHMGEITITGSDALDYLQYVLTNDVSKLKDGAAQYTAMCYEDGGTVDDLLVYKHGEGDYLLVVNASNIEKDYDWLLKNQKGNIEIENISSKVAQLALQGPVAEKVLQKLTDYDLSEIGFFKFADDVEIAGTKALVSRTGYTGEDGFEIYCDSKDATTLWKEILGAGEVEGTLPIGLGARDTLRFEARLALYGQELTAEISPLEAGIGFAVKLKKEADFIGKEALKQQKEEGLKRKLVGIEMIEKGIPRTHYEVFKNDEKIGEVTTGTQSPTLKKNLGLALIDSNYTEVGTEVEVQVRKKRLKAEVVKSPFYKR
- a CDS encoding DEAD/DEAH box helicase → MTLKILHDQNWSDGFLKRIEEDGPWANWELYKLALEAEKSVCIPDFLGLQAPRHIPHVQILPHQLEVARTVIEDMNGKGILADEVGLGKTIEAGLITKEYMIRGLAKKILILVPASLVLQWTHELTTKFLIPAVPQKKSYVWEQFDVVVSSIDTAKRSPHREIVLNQDYDLIIIDEAHKLKNKKTKNYEFVQHLKKKYCLLLTATPIQNKIEEVFNLVSLLKPGHLGNEEYFDDAYRSGRYNVQNEEKLKQLINKVMVRNRREDTGLKWPKRFVKTVPITLSPTERELYESITDVKNESSLVSQHAFSTITLQREVCSSREAAFLTLKAMAEKDDVNPSLQELALSLMRKIENVDRNSKAEKALELIQSIDGKVIIFTEYRATQLYLQWYLQQHGISSVPFRGGFKRSKKDWMTQLFKNHAKVLIATEAGGEGINLQFCQHIINYDLPWNPMRIEQRIGRVHRIGQEQDVHIYNFATENTIEEHILRLLYEKINLFESVIGNLDEILTRVGMKNIEQHIRQIFYESDSDGEIRIKMDNLTSILNDYGDEGDSYASERHS
- a CDS encoding YqhG family protein, which encodes MLQNDIHNFLDQYFTANECEILERGEDLLHVRLSIELDKLLMNRPFYWHYLEKTGGTPNPMDLKLRTQQSEESAKDGEFIHFGSPRLHQIFESCQQLAPYIRLFEQVEQKPGAFIPLIPWLGLNIKVSYQCDRKKDYLYSIGLNLINGQMKEQFQTSLDSFSLTPKIPDYCYTMSPLIKPVSGIKRVEKYLDNLIEQDDPQWAVDARKRWQEDDDLLEHFYQEVEEKPEVYYVEKRALKELYEPKVCVKVINGGMFYLSNS
- a CDS encoding YitT family protein is translated as MYKTYGLITFGGLLQGMAMGLFLFPHSIPSGGAAGIAVLLNFWFSLPLGFALWLVNFTLLVAAIKGLGNASTIGTMYAITITSLSVDFFSFDMYRPYSNEWIDLIFGVILLGIGVGILMRQQVSNGGMGVLALIIAKHRNHPPGKALFWMNGSIFIFTASIIDWSIVVQAVMCQWLSTRIVDVVYNLPPSPQVFPTMILRRK
- a CDS encoding tripartite tricarboxylate transporter substrate binding protein, giving the protein MLNSKHFAITLYLVFVTVLISGCSSTQNSSDGYPEKPIQIIVAYSPGGATDTQARIIAEYAQEYLGQELAVVNKPGGGGQVGWNYFSSVDPDGYTLTAYNLPHVITQPLVGDTSYELDTFEPIVNWGKDPTVFAVPQDSEITDLQDLIDKARQSPDQITVGHSGKFVGQHMAILLLEHSANIQLKDIPFKGSAEGIASMLGNHTDVMSGNLSDLYRLGDQVRLLAIATEERHPFVPDLPTFGELGHTKVVMSTDRGIAAREGTPDKIIKKLEKAFMELLQDEEFLADMKKSGADMLILDRENVLTEFEIRHEQYQKLLESIGIK